A single genomic interval of Aedes aegypti strain LVP_AGWG chromosome 1, AaegL5.0 Primary Assembly, whole genome shotgun sequence harbors:
- the LOC110681566 gene encoding uncharacterized protein LOC110681566: MKSLLIIGLSLCFVGVIVAYPEPLLLGGLTDILSTVLNTVKTALTTVANLVNLVNTALANAVASGNAALQTALANVQTAAQSIESTLKNIVSSTLTSGPSTQLNALTTQLSNALNNLNSIVSQVVAAGSSVPATLVNQLNTALATVSNVAAQAKSQVGSVPSLLGGLGGLLG, from the exons ATGAAGTCCCTGTTGATCATTGGCCTGAGCCTGTGCTTTGTAGGC GTCATCGTCGCTTATCCTGAACCCTTGCTGCTCGGAGGCCTCACCGATATCCTTTCCACCGTGTTGAACACAGTGAAGACCGCCCTCACGACCGTGGCCAATTTAGTTAACCTGGTCAACACCGCCCTGGCCAATGCTGTAGCCTCCGGAAACGCTGCCCTGCAAACAGCTCTGGCCAACGTCCAAACTGCCGCTCAATCAATCGAATCCACACTGAAAAACATTGTCAGCTCAACTCTCACTTCGGGACCGTCTACTCAGCTTAACGCTCTGACGACGCAGCTGTCCAATGCCTTGAACAACCTGAACTCTATCGTCAGCCAAGTCGTTGCTGCCGGGAGCTCTGTCCCTGCGACTTTGGTTAACCAGCTGAACACCGCTCTGGCTACCGTATCCAATGTGGCCGCACAAGCCAAGTCTCAAGTTGGATCCGTTCCGTCTCTTCTCGGTGGACTTGGTGGACTTCTGGGATGA